The following proteins are encoded in a genomic region of Saccharopolyspora antimicrobica:
- a CDS encoding GlxA family transcriptional regulator, whose amino-acid sequence MDRHRVVIVVYDGVQLLDVAGPLEVFDGAAHLVDDGYEVRLASLSGDDVVTSSRVRLGVDIALQDVDRLGTLVVAGGWRFRETAGDPELARQLRRLSGLAHRTTSVCTGAFMLAEAGLLDGRRATTHWANCEELAESYPGVEVQPDAIYVRDASVLTAAGVTAGVDLALALVEDDHGPEIARTIAKWLVVFLQRPGGQSQFSVWNSAKPVRDRALHDLLGEIAANPAGDHRVTAMADRLAMSPRHFTRLFTREVGTSPGRYVERARVEAACAMLETGCRGIARRCGFGSAETMRRAFVRQLGIPPSAYRDRFRTTGTDEI is encoded by the coding sequence GTGGACAGACACCGCGTGGTCATCGTGGTCTACGACGGCGTCCAGCTGCTCGACGTCGCCGGCCCGCTGGAGGTGTTCGACGGCGCCGCGCACCTAGTCGACGACGGCTACGAGGTGCGCCTTGCCTCGCTGAGCGGGGACGACGTGGTCACCTCGTCACGGGTCCGGCTGGGCGTGGACATCGCGCTCCAGGACGTCGACCGGCTCGGCACCCTCGTCGTGGCGGGCGGCTGGCGGTTCCGCGAAACCGCCGGCGATCCCGAGCTGGCCCGGCAGCTGCGCCGCCTGTCCGGCCTCGCCCACCGGACGACCTCCGTCTGCACCGGGGCGTTCATGCTGGCCGAGGCCGGACTGCTGGACGGGCGCCGGGCCACCACGCACTGGGCGAACTGCGAGGAGCTCGCCGAGTCCTACCCGGGCGTCGAGGTGCAGCCGGACGCGATCTACGTCCGCGACGCCTCCGTGCTCACCGCGGCCGGGGTGACCGCCGGGGTCGACCTCGCGCTCGCCCTCGTCGAGGACGACCACGGTCCGGAGATCGCCCGCACGATCGCCAAGTGGCTCGTGGTGTTCCTCCAGCGCCCCGGCGGGCAATCGCAGTTCAGCGTGTGGAACTCGGCGAAACCGGTCCGCGACCGCGCGCTGCACGACCTGCTCGGCGAGATCGCCGCGAACCCGGCGGGCGACCACCGGGTCACCGCGATGGCCGACCGGCTGGCCATGAGCCCGCGGCACTTCACCCGCCTGTTCACCAGGGAAGTCGGCACCAGCCCGGGCCGCTACGTCGAGCGGGCGCGCGTCGAAGCGGCGTGCGCGATGCTCGAAACCGGCTGCCGCGGCATCGCGCGGCGCTGCGGCTTCGGCAGCGCGGAGACCATGCGCCGCGCCTTCGTCCGCCAGCTCGGGATCCCGCCCAGCGCCTACCGGGACCGCTTCCGCACCACCGGCACCGACGAGATCTGA